A genome region from Candidatus Microthrix parvicella Bio17-1 includes the following:
- a CDS encoding acyltransferase family protein, translating to MSAPETIPQTPSTAVTPRPRMDHLPALDGLRGIAVAAVIAYHLDFGWAKGGYLGVSLFFTLSGYLISRLMVAEVEATGGVDTPAFWRRRIKRLAPASLVTLTAIAVLEHLDPTIWSTNGFRGSMLGALFNVANWQSLISGAGYFDLLGVASPVRHYWSLAIEEQFYLVFPLVVLVLIGRQRKRIDRLIPVAAAGIAVSVVMTLLLSADPERVYLGTDTRMAEILFGVLFGALHQRFGARLGKWAASLSLPALITFVVAVVTLPPESPLVSHGILIVGGAVWAVLIVGVAHVGPKARIGLAGTLAAEPLPYLGRISYSLYLVHWPILQVLSQPRLGTGRLATVIIQVGVSVGVASAITFWIEQPIRKWRPKVPAVVPLAWLAGTAVVAGLVMIPLPSAEATVEDLGAPIVTLPSGEKVQDPADVNFGAKVLGFGDSVGFTTAFNTDLWLQNNTNADFTGHAALGCGTVTEVALQVAPGQSRMAFPPGCLTAEDMAGLVKEAKPDVVIYMSEGIDLYDHEIDGEWTSILDPGFRDLYTKTLAAKLDAVGSEGATVLVGNVPPTAPVDANGVRIGTDFPQRVEVTDEIITELANERVGTVVLDYAGAVQLAEQQLNLRPDGVHPNMDLGVGWIDAYFGPVLTDAQSRALDEQSTDNPSL from the coding sequence ATGAGCGCACCCGAGACGATTCCCCAGACTCCGTCCACGGCTGTCACTCCGCGTCCACGGATGGACCATCTGCCCGCCCTCGACGGACTGCGTGGCATCGCGGTGGCCGCAGTGATCGCCTACCACCTCGACTTTGGCTGGGCGAAGGGCGGCTACCTGGGGGTGTCCCTGTTCTTCACACTGTCGGGCTACCTGATCAGTCGATTGATGGTCGCCGAGGTGGAGGCGACCGGTGGGGTGGATACGCCGGCCTTCTGGCGCCGTCGCATCAAGCGTCTTGCGCCGGCCTCCCTGGTCACCCTGACTGCGATTGCGGTGCTGGAGCACCTCGACCCCACGATCTGGTCCACCAACGGGTTTCGAGGGTCGATGTTGGGGGCGCTGTTCAACGTCGCCAACTGGCAGTCGCTGATCTCGGGCGCCGGGTACTTCGATCTGCTGGGCGTGGCCTCGCCGGTGCGCCACTACTGGTCGCTCGCCATCGAGGAGCAGTTCTATTTGGTGTTCCCGCTGGTGGTGTTGGTGCTGATTGGGCGGCAGCGCAAACGCATCGACCGGCTGATTCCGGTAGCGGCGGCGGGCATTGCAGTTTCAGTGGTGATGACACTGCTGCTGTCAGCGGACCCCGAGCGGGTCTACCTCGGCACCGACACCCGGATGGCCGAGATCCTCTTCGGCGTGCTGTTTGGGGCGCTGCACCAACGGTTTGGAGCGCGGCTTGGGAAGTGGGCTGCGAGCCTGTCGCTGCCTGCGTTGATCACCTTTGTCGTCGCGGTCGTCACCCTGCCGCCGGAGAGCCCGTTGGTGTCCCACGGGATCCTGATCGTCGGCGGTGCGGTGTGGGCCGTGCTGATCGTGGGGGTGGCGCACGTCGGACCGAAGGCCCGCATCGGGCTGGCCGGCACCCTTGCCGCTGAACCGCTGCCCTACCTGGGGCGCATCAGCTACTCGCTCTACCTGGTGCACTGGCCCATCCTGCAGGTGCTCTCTCAGCCACGTCTGGGAACGGGCAGGCTCGCCACCGTGATCATTCAGGTCGGCGTCTCGGTGGGGGTCGCCTCGGCGATCACGTTCTGGATTGAGCAACCGATTCGCAAATGGCGCCCCAAAGTGCCCGCCGTGGTGCCGCTGGCATGGCTGGCCGGTACGGCCGTGGTGGCCGGCCTGGTGATGATCCCGTTGCCGTCGGCCGAGGCCACGGTGGAGGACCTGGGTGCACCAATCGTCACGTTGCCCAGCGGCGAGAAGGTGCAGGACCCGGCGGACGTCAACTTCGGCGCGAAGGTGTTGGGCTTTGGCGACTCGGTGGGGTTCACCACGGCGTTCAACACCGACCTGTGGTTGCAGAACAACACCAACGCCGACTTCACCGGCCATGCCGCTCTTGGCTGTGGCACGGTTACCGAGGTGGCGCTGCAAGTCGCCCCGGGTCAGTCAAGGATGGCGTTCCCGCCCGGCTGCCTCACCGCCGAGGACATGGCGGGGCTCGTCAAGGAGGCCAAGCCCGACGTGGTGATCTACATGTCGGAGGGCATCGATCTGTACGACCACGAGATCGACGGCGAGTGGACCTCGATCCTCGATCCCGGGTTTCGCGACCTGTACACCAAGACGCTGGCCGCCAAGCTGGACGCCGTCGGCTCGGAGGGTGCCACCGTCCTGGTGGGCAACGTGCCACCGACCGCACCGGTTGACGCCAACGGTGTTCGGATCGGGACCGACTTCCCGCAGCGTGTGGAGGTAACCGACGAGATCATCACCGAGCTGGCCAACGAGCGCGTGGGCACCGTGGTGCTGGACTACGCCGGCGCCGTGCAACTGGCCGAGCAACAATTGAATCTGCGCCCGGACGGAGTGCACCCCAACATGGATCTGGGCGTCGGCTGGATCGACGCCTACTTCGGGCCGGTGCTGACCGACGCCCAAAGCCGGGCGCTGGACGAACAGAGCACCGATAACCCGTCCTTGTGA
- a CDS encoding type II toxin-antitoxin system RelE family toxin: protein MSLVPYELGTSPQARRALSDRLPHDVALAAAEFITGPLLDNPQRVGKRLRDDMAGIYSARLGRDWRVLYEINDDRRSVIVLDIGHRAVAYRRR from the coding sequence GTGAGCCTTGTGCCCTACGAGCTGGGCACGTCGCCGCAGGCTCGGCGGGCGTTGAGTGACCGGCTTCCGCACGACGTTGCCCTTGCTGCCGCCGAGTTCATCACAGGGCCGCTTCTCGACAATCCACAGCGGGTCGGTAAACGGCTACGAGACGACATGGCCGGCATCTACAGCGCTCGGCTGGGACGAGATTGGCGGGTTCTGTATGAGATCAACGACGACAGAAGATCGGTCATCGTGCTCGACATCGGCCATCGTGCCGTTGCCTACCGTCGTCGCTGA
- a CDS encoding helix-turn-helix transcriptional regulator — translation MTAKQPPTIDQIAALSVLGEPSRRALYDYIVLAGDWVGRDEAADAAGIQRGVAAHHLDRLAEDGLLDVDYQRLSGRTGPGAGRPAKVYRRSALEFDIALPPRDYELAGRLLADAVVDAQSSGGDISEAVDRAAGFAGRQLGEAMRARRGRARSAASARAATLDVLQEQGYEPLEQPDGTVVLRNCPFHVLATTHTELVCGLNHGLIKAAVAQVDDSGFDVRLEPDSNLCCVRLRRSQQ, via the coding sequence ATGACTGCGAAGCAGCCGCCCACGATCGACCAGATCGCTGCCCTCAGCGTTTTGGGTGAGCCCAGCCGACGCGCGCTCTACGACTACATCGTGTTGGCGGGTGACTGGGTCGGGCGGGACGAGGCCGCCGACGCTGCGGGCATCCAGCGCGGCGTCGCCGCCCACCACCTCGACCGGTTGGCCGAGGACGGCCTCCTCGATGTCGACTACCAGCGTCTCAGCGGCCGCACCGGCCCGGGCGCCGGCCGACCCGCCAAGGTGTACCGCCGTTCGGCGCTCGAGTTCGACATCGCCCTGCCGCCTCGCGACTACGAGTTGGCCGGGCGGCTGCTCGCCGATGCGGTCGTCGACGCCCAATCGAGCGGTGGCGACATCTCCGAGGCGGTCGACCGTGCCGCAGGATTCGCCGGACGGCAACTCGGTGAGGCGATGCGTGCCCGCCGGGGCCGAGCGCGTTCGGCCGCCTCAGCCCGGGCCGCAACCCTGGACGTGTTGCAGGAGCAGGGCTACGAGCCCCTCGAGCAGCCCGACGGAACCGTCGTGCTGCGCAACTGCCCGTTCCACGTCCTGGCAACGACCCACACCGAGTTGGTGTGCGGGTTGAACCACGGCCTCATCAAGGCGGCGGTCGCCCAGGTCGACGACAGCGGCTTCGACGTGCGGCTGGAGCCGGATTCCAACCTGTGCTGCGTCCGCCTGCGGCGAAGCCAGCAGTAG
- a CDS encoding TrmH family RNA methyltransferase produces the protein MSETILVGEADDARLSDFRRLNDQAARRKLEGDEFFLSEGWVSIDRLLDSGHVFRSVLLSPSRVNRFRPFMERPELARVPVYVAERDVMGDIVGFDLPRAVLVSAFRKPLWSVEQLAATSKRLIVLEALNDDENVGAIARAARAFDIDGMVLSPTCTDPYHRRTVRVSMGEILHMRVARASADGWPGALDTLHSHEFETWAMTPDPKAEDLWGADVPQRVAIMLGAEGPGLTPEVLSAATKRVRIPISAAVDSLNVGHAAAIAFAAISRVGS, from the coding sequence GTGAGCGAGACGATCCTGGTCGGTGAGGCCGACGATGCCCGGTTATCGGACTTTCGTCGGCTCAACGATCAGGCCGCTCGTCGGAAGTTGGAAGGCGACGAGTTCTTTCTGTCGGAGGGGTGGGTGTCGATCGACCGGCTGCTCGACTCGGGCCACGTCTTTCGGTCGGTGCTGTTGTCGCCGTCCCGGGTGAACCGGTTCCGGCCGTTCATGGAGCGTCCCGAGCTGGCGCGCGTGCCGGTGTACGTGGCCGAACGGGACGTGATGGGAGACATCGTCGGGTTCGACCTGCCGCGGGCGGTTCTGGTGTCGGCGTTTCGCAAGCCGTTGTGGTCGGTCGAGCAGCTCGCAGCGACGTCGAAACGTTTGATCGTGCTCGAGGCCTTGAACGATGACGAGAACGTCGGGGCGATCGCACGAGCGGCACGGGCGTTCGACATCGATGGCATGGTGCTCAGCCCAACCTGCACCGACCCGTACCATCGCCGCACCGTGCGGGTTTCCATGGGGGAGATCCTGCACATGCGGGTTGCCCGAGCCTCCGCCGATGGCTGGCCAGGAGCGCTCGACACGTTGCACTCGCACGAGTTCGAGACGTGGGCGATGACGCCTGACCCCAAGGCCGAGGACCTGTGGGGTGCCGATGTGCCGCAGCGCGTTGCGATCATGCTCGGAGCAGAGGGCCCGGGACTGACCCCCGAGGTTCTGAGCGCCGCCACCAAGAGGGTGAGGATCCCCATCAGCGCTGCGGTCGACTCGCTCAACGTCGGCCATGCAGCAGCGATCGCGTTCGCTGCGATTTCCCGGGTCGGGTCGTAG
- a CDS encoding carboxymuconolactone decarboxylase family protein yields the protein MGEYRDVAAKLREPSKSLRAAMPEAYSAFGALHQATTGDGAISAKTKELIALAISVVKQCDGCIATHAKAVAAQGATAEEVADALGVALLMDGGPATVYGPRAWAAFHEFAGIDL from the coding sequence ATGGGTGAGTACCGAGACGTCGCCGCCAAGCTGCGCGAGCCATCCAAATCGCTGCGCGCCGCCATGCCCGAGGCGTACAGCGCGTTTGGGGCGCTTCATCAGGCGACGACGGGCGACGGCGCCATCTCTGCGAAGACCAAGGAGTTGATAGCCCTGGCCATCTCGGTGGTGAAGCAGTGCGACGGTTGCATCGCCACCCACGCCAAGGCGGTTGCCGCCCAGGGCGCCACCGCCGAGGAGGTGGCGGACGCACTCGGGGTCGCCCTGCTGATGGACGGCGGGCCGGCGACGGTGTACGGCCCCCGGGCCTGGGCTGCGTTCCACGAGTTTGCCGGCATCGACCTGTAG
- the cobO gene encoding cob(I)yrinic acid a,c-diamide adenosyltransferase: protein MNDQDPTDVPTADPRPAKLTRATSLVLVNTGPGKGKTSAAIGVVIRGVARGWRVAVVQFLKSDTWHSGEEKVCRQLGVDWLTEGEGFTWDSTDLTVDRARAVSAWGQAKALISAGDHSLVVLDEVTYPVNWEWIDVGDVVETILTRPDHVNLVITGRDAPQALIDLADTVTEMAETKHAYQAGISAKKGIDF from the coding sequence ATGAACGACCAGGATCCGACCGATGTCCCCACCGCCGACCCGCGCCCGGCCAAGCTGACCAGAGCCACCTCGCTGGTGCTGGTGAACACCGGACCGGGCAAGGGCAAGACCAGCGCTGCGATCGGGGTGGTGATCCGGGGCGTGGCCCGCGGCTGGCGGGTGGCGGTGGTGCAGTTCCTCAAGTCGGACACGTGGCACAGCGGGGAGGAGAAGGTCTGTCGGCAGCTGGGCGTCGACTGGTTGACCGAGGGGGAGGGGTTCACCTGGGACTCCACCGACCTGACGGTCGACCGGGCACGGGCGGTCAGCGCCTGGGGCCAGGCCAAGGCGCTGATCTCGGCCGGGGACCACTCGCTGGTGGTGCTCGACGAAGTGACCTATCCGGTCAACTGGGAGTGGATCGACGTCGGCGACGTGGTCGAGACGATCCTGACACGCCCCGACCACGTCAACCTGGTGATCACCGGGCGCGACGCCCCGCAGGCGCTGATCGACCTGGCCGACACCGTGACCGAGATGGCCGAGACCAAGCACGCCTATCAGGCGGGCATCTCGGCCAAGAAGGGCATCGACTTCTGA
- a CDS encoding histidine phosphatase family protein, which produces MGPTTVTLVRHLAVSSEVEGRCYGQRLDPGLADDAAPPAPQLSALAQVALRRTSPATRARATAALIDGGPWTEDAAWAERDFGEWEGRRWDACWADVPAAALDSAEAYLGFDPPGAERYDAVAVRVSGALDALAAGRHLIITHAGPIRAALSATCGWGPDQVFAATIGHGGVVVLNHGQDGWTARIGLPGTDDREEHPNPAKGPT; this is translated from the coding sequence ATGGGCCCCACGACAGTGACGCTCGTGCGGCATCTCGCCGTCTCGTCCGAGGTGGAGGGCCGCTGCTACGGCCAGCGGCTGGACCCGGGCCTGGCCGACGACGCCGCTCCCCCGGCGCCGCAGCTGAGTGCACTGGCCCAAGTCGCCCTTCGCCGCACCTCGCCGGCCACCCGGGCACGAGCGACCGCAGCGCTGATCGACGGCGGCCCCTGGACGGAGGACGCCGCCTGGGCCGAGCGCGACTTCGGCGAGTGGGAGGGTCGCCGCTGGGACGCGTGCTGGGCCGACGTTCCCGCCGCAGCGCTCGACAGCGCTGAGGCCTACCTCGGCTTCGACCCGCCCGGAGCTGAGCGGTACGACGCGGTCGCTGTGAGGGTGAGCGGCGCTCTCGATGCATTAGCGGCCGGCCGCCATCTGATCATCACCCACGCCGGGCCGATTCGCGCAGCCCTCAGCGCCACCTGCGGCTGGGGCCCCGACCAGGTGTTTGCCGCCACCATCGGCCATGGTGGCGTCGTCGTTCTCAACCATGGGCAGGACGGATGGACCGCACGGATCGGCCTGCCCGGCACCGACGATCGGGAGGAACACCCCAACCCCGCCAAAGGACCGACTTGA
- the cobT gene encoding nicotinate-nucleotide--dimethylbenzimidazole phosphoribosyltransferase: MSFSAADLAELARSVPPPDSDAGRSASARVDALATPPGALGRLADLAIALAAATGVCPPVAPVRPTLLIAAADHGVHRQGVTMWPQSVTAAIADAAVRGDAASAVLAAGAGAELVVLDVGIIEPTVAHPRLLRAQVAPGTADLTTGPAMTSDQALAAVGAGADAARNLIAGGADLLAVGDIGIANTTSTAALTAAFTGRSAAEATGRGAGADDPTLERKRNAVATAVRRVGSETDPFVLLCQLGGLEHAALVGAVLSAAAKRVPVVLDGAITLSAALVAVALAPSLSEHLIASHAPAEPAGPIALAHLGLVPIIDLQLRLGEGSGALLAVPIIRAAAAVVQRTARLDQLG; the protein is encoded by the coding sequence TTGAGCTTTTCCGCAGCAGATCTCGCCGAGCTGGCACGGTCGGTTCCCCCGCCCGACTCCGATGCCGGCCGCTCCGCCAGCGCCCGGGTGGATGCGCTGGCCACTCCCCCAGGGGCCCTCGGCCGGCTGGCCGACCTGGCGATTGCGCTCGCCGCCGCCACCGGCGTGTGCCCGCCCGTCGCACCCGTTCGGCCGACGCTGTTGATCGCCGCTGCCGACCACGGGGTGCACCGGCAGGGCGTCACCATGTGGCCCCAAAGCGTGACCGCAGCGATCGCCGACGCTGCCGTCCGCGGCGACGCCGCCTCGGCGGTGCTGGCCGCCGGCGCGGGCGCCGAGTTGGTCGTGCTCGACGTCGGGATCATCGAGCCGACGGTCGCTCATCCCCGGCTGCTGCGAGCACAAGTGGCGCCCGGCACGGCCGACCTCACCACCGGACCGGCGATGACCTCCGACCAGGCGCTGGCCGCCGTCGGAGCCGGGGCCGACGCGGCCCGCAACCTGATCGCCGGCGGCGCCGACCTGCTGGCGGTGGGCGACATCGGCATCGCCAACACCACCTCGACCGCCGCCCTCACCGCCGCGTTCACCGGTCGCTCCGCTGCCGAGGCCACCGGCCGGGGTGCCGGAGCCGACGACCCAACCCTTGAGCGCAAACGCAACGCCGTGGCAACGGCGGTCCGGCGCGTCGGTTCCGAGACCGACCCGTTTGTGCTGCTCTGCCAGCTGGGCGGGCTGGAGCACGCCGCTCTGGTCGGGGCCGTGCTCTCCGCCGCCGCCAAGCGCGTCCCGGTCGTGCTCGATGGTGCGATCACCTTGTCGGCCGCCCTCGTCGCCGTCGCCCTGGCACCGTCGCTGAGCGAGCACCTGATCGCTTCGCATGCCCCGGCCGAACCGGCAGGTCCGATCGCTCTGGCCCACCTGGGGCTCGTGCCGATCATCGACCTTCAGCTGCGGCTCGGCGAGGGCTCGGGCGCACTGCTCGCCGTGCCGATCATCCGGGCCGCAGCCGCCGTGGTTCAGCGCACGGCCAGGCTGGACCAGCTCGGCTGA
- the cobS gene encoding adenosylcobinamide-GDP ribazoletransferase, which yields MSPTGPRRWAHLAAVAMQFLTRIPVRLTSVSDDDLRGSQAFFPLVGAVVAAVGIAVRAGLQPLVGAAPATVTAVAAAVVVTGAFHEDGLADTADGLWGGWTPERRIEIMRDSRVGTYGAVTLIASLLYQVMLLAQLPLATFATVMLAGHVIGRAAGVALAASLAPVSDQGLGAKVAGRGGTATAVLCSSAAVAAAVLAAGWWFWAPLVAGAVVIVATRALARAKLGGLTGDVLGAVTQATMLAVMTVLVALWRHGW from the coding sequence GTGAGCCCCACCGGCCCCCGGCGCTGGGCGCACCTCGCTGCGGTGGCGATGCAGTTCCTCACCCGCATCCCGGTTCGGCTCACCTCGGTGAGCGACGATGACCTACGCGGCTCGCAGGCCTTCTTCCCGCTCGTCGGGGCGGTCGTTGCGGCGGTCGGCATCGCCGTCCGGGCCGGGCTTCAACCCCTGGTGGGCGCAGCACCCGCCACGGTGACCGCGGTCGCTGCGGCCGTCGTCGTCACCGGGGCGTTTCACGAGGACGGACTGGCCGACACCGCCGACGGCCTGTGGGGCGGCTGGACCCCGGAGCGCCGGATCGAGATCATGCGCGACAGCCGGGTGGGGACCTACGGCGCCGTCACGCTGATCGCCTCGCTGCTCTACCAGGTGATGCTGCTGGCGCAACTCCCCCTGGCGACGTTTGCGACGGTGATGCTGGCCGGCCACGTCATCGGCCGGGCGGCGGGCGTGGCGCTGGCAGCGTCGCTGGCGCCGGTGTCCGATCAGGGGCTGGGCGCCAAGGTCGCCGGACGTGGCGGCACCGCAACCGCCGTGCTGTGCTCGAGCGCAGCCGTCGCCGCCGCCGTGCTCGCCGCAGGGTGGTGGTTCTGGGCGCCGCTCGTCGCCGGGGCCGTCGTCATCGTCGCCACCCGTGCGCTGGCCCGAGCCAAGCTCGGCGGGCTGACCGGCGACGTGCTGGGCGCAGTCACCCAGGCGACGATGCTGGCGGTGATGACCGTGCTCGTCGCGCTGTGGCGCCACGGCTGGTGA
- the uvrB gene encoding excinuclease ABC subunit UvrB, with amino-acid sequence MVRPFKVHAAFEPAGDQPEAIAALAKGINAGERYQTLLGITGSGKSATVAWMIEQVQRPTLVLAPNKSLAAQLANEYREFFPDNRVEYFVSYYDYYQPEAYIASSDTFIEKDSSVNDDIDRLRHSATSALLTRRDVIVVASVSCIYGLGSPEDYARQLLALRVGESVDQRELLGRLVDMQYERNDLNLVRGKFRVRGDVIEIHPAYEETAVRIELFGDEIETISIVDPLTGERVRTQEELEIFPATHYATPEDKMRAAIGRIETELASQLQLFEREQKLLEAQRLRMRTEYDLEMLAEMGFCNGIENYSAPMEGRAAGMPPNTLLDFFPDDFLMVIDESHVTIPQIHGQYAGDRSRKANLIEHGFRLPSAADNRPLRFEEWEQRVNQCVLLSATPSKWEIEHSDSVVEQIVRPTGLIDPEVEVRPTKGQIDDLMARIDERVTKGERVLVTTLTKKMAEDLTDYLLEMGVRVRYLHSEVDTLQRIELVRDLRLGEFDVLVGINLLREGLDIPEVSLMAILDADKEGFLRSETSLIQMIGRAARNVEGRVVMYADNITDSMQRALSETNRRRGLQQAHNLKHGIDPTSVRKAVTDILADLRGAGGGTPIPGGGRRRQRPGEKARAEAYADLPPEDLGRLIQALRIEMEEASADLRFEEAARLRDEVKELEREARSAGLSK; translated from the coding sequence ATGGTGCGGCCGTTCAAAGTGCACGCAGCGTTTGAACCGGCGGGGGATCAGCCAGAAGCCATCGCTGCTCTGGCAAAGGGCATCAACGCGGGGGAGCGCTACCAGACGCTGCTGGGCATCACCGGCTCGGGCAAGTCGGCCACGGTGGCGTGGATGATCGAGCAGGTGCAGCGGCCAACGCTGGTGTTGGCGCCAAACAAGAGCCTCGCCGCCCAGCTCGCCAATGAGTATCGCGAGTTCTTCCCCGACAACCGGGTTGAGTACTTCGTCAGCTACTACGACTATTACCAACCCGAGGCCTATATCGCCTCCAGCGATACCTTCATCGAGAAGGATTCATCGGTCAACGACGACATCGATCGGTTGCGCCACTCGGCCACCTCGGCCCTGCTGACCCGCCGCGATGTGATCGTGGTGGCCTCCGTCAGCTGCATCTACGGGCTGGGTTCGCCCGAGGACTACGCGCGGCAGCTGCTGGCGCTGCGGGTGGGGGAGTCGGTCGACCAGCGCGAGCTGCTGGGTCGCCTGGTGGACATGCAGTACGAGCGCAACGACCTCAACCTGGTGCGGGGCAAGTTTCGGGTGCGGGGCGATGTGATCGAGATCCACCCGGCCTACGAGGAGACGGCGGTGCGTATCGAGCTGTTTGGCGACGAGATCGAGACGATCTCGATCGTCGACCCGCTGACCGGCGAACGCGTGCGCACCCAGGAGGAGCTGGAGATCTTCCCGGCCACTCACTACGCCACACCGGAAGACAAGATGCGGGCGGCGATCGGGCGCATCGAAACCGAACTGGCGTCACAACTGCAACTGTTCGAGCGGGAGCAGAAGTTGTTGGAGGCGCAGCGGCTGCGCATGCGCACCGAGTACGACCTGGAGATGCTCGCCGAAATGGGCTTCTGCAACGGCATCGAGAACTACTCGGCGCCCATGGAGGGACGGGCGGCGGGGATGCCGCCCAACACACTGCTCGACTTCTTTCCCGACGACTTTCTGATGGTCATCGACGAGAGTCACGTCACCATTCCCCAGATCCACGGGCAGTACGCCGGCGACCGGTCTCGCAAGGCGAACCTGATCGAGCACGGGTTTCGGCTGCCATCGGCCGCCGACAACCGGCCCCTCCGGTTCGAGGAGTGGGAGCAACGCGTCAACCAGTGCGTGCTGCTGTCGGCGACGCCGTCGAAGTGGGAGATCGAGCACTCCGACAGCGTGGTCGAGCAGATTGTGCGCCCCACCGGCCTGATCGACCCCGAGGTGGAGGTGCGCCCCACCAAGGGGCAGATCGACGACCTGATGGCCCGCATCGACGAGCGGGTGACCAAGGGCGAGCGTGTGCTGGTCACGACGCTCACCAAGAAGATGGCCGAGGACCTCACCGACTATCTCTTGGAAATGGGGGTGAGGGTGCGTTACCTGCACTCGGAGGTGGACACGCTGCAACGCATCGAGTTGGTCCGCGACCTGCGCCTGGGCGAGTTCGACGTGCTCGTCGGCATCAACCTGCTGCGGGAGGGCCTCGATATCCCCGAGGTGTCGCTGATGGCCATCCTGGATGCCGATAAGGAAGGCTTCCTGCGCTCGGAGACGTCGTTGATCCAAATGATCGGCCGCGCTGCCCGCAACGTCGAGGGCCGGGTGGTGATGTACGCCGACAACATCACCGACTCGATGCAGCGGGCGCTGTCCGAGACCAACCGGCGCCGTGGTTTGCAGCAGGCCCACAACCTGAAGCACGGCATCGACCCCACCTCGGTGCGCAAGGCCGTCACCGACATTCTTGCCGATCTGCGCGGCGCCGGCGGTGGCACACCCATCCCCGGCGGCGGCCGCCGCAGGCAGCGGCCGGGCGAAAAAGCCCGCGCCGAGGCCTATGCCGATCTTCCACCCGAGGACCTTGGCCGCCTGATCCAGGCGCTGCGCATCGAGATGGAGGAGGCCTCCGCAGACCTGCGCTTTGAGGAGGCCGCCCGCCTGCGGGACGAGGTGAAGGAACTCGAGCGGGAGGCCCGCTCGGCCGGACTGTCGAAGTAG
- a CDS encoding patatin-like phospholipase family protein — protein MTTAFVLSGGGSLGAVQAGMLAAIEEQGLRPDLLIGTSAGALNAAYLGAHGYSAESIADLAELWRGLRRQDVFPLDPLRSMLAFAGKRASLCSMRPLRRLVETHLPIDDLRDAQLPLHIIATDALSGEEVALSSGDAATAVLASAAIPAVFRPVDHEGRLLIDGGVSNNTAVGQAVALGADRVVVVPAGFACDLSEPPSTPLDAAAHAITLLLEQRLVIEVAHFADEVEIIVAPPLCPLSVNAVDFGHAGELIDRAHANTHAWLEAGNDRLPHQARFLALHHHGHHHGTGQAGLSGRPDMVGRPAKTEE, from the coding sequence ATGACCACAGCGTTCGTCCTTTCGGGAGGCGGAAGCCTCGGAGCGGTTCAGGCGGGCATGCTTGCCGCCATCGAGGAGCAAGGCCTGCGGCCCGACCTGCTGATCGGAACCTCGGCGGGGGCACTCAACGCCGCCTATCTGGGCGCCCACGGTTACTCCGCCGAGTCGATCGCCGACCTGGCGGAGCTGTGGCGGGGCCTGCGCCGCCAGGATGTCTTTCCGCTCGACCCGCTGCGATCGATGCTGGCGTTTGCGGGGAAGCGGGCCTCGCTGTGTTCGATGCGACCGCTTCGGCGGTTGGTCGAGACGCATTTGCCCATCGACGACCTGCGAGATGCGCAGCTGCCCCTGCACATCATCGCCACCGACGCGCTCAGCGGGGAGGAGGTGGCGCTCTCCAGCGGCGATGCCGCCACCGCCGTTTTGGCGAGTGCCGCCATCCCTGCGGTGTTTCGACCGGTCGACCACGAGGGCCGGCTGCTGATCGACGGGGGCGTCTCCAACAACACCGCCGTCGGGCAGGCGGTGGCGCTGGGTGCCGATCGGGTGGTGGTGGTGCCCGCCGGCTTTGCCTGCGACCTGTCCGAACCGCCCTCGACGCCGTTGGACGCAGCGGCACATGCGATCACCCTGCTGCTCGAACAGCGCCTGGTGATCGAGGTTGCCCACTTCGCCGACGAGGTCGAGATCATCGTTGCGCCCCCGCTCTGCCCCCTCAGCGTGAACGCGGTCGACTTCGGTCACGCAGGCGAGCTGATCGACCGCGCCCACGCCAACACTCACGCTTGGCTCGAGGCTGGCAACGACCGTCTGCCCCACCAGGCACGTTTCCTCGCTCTCCATCATCACGGGCATCACCATGGCACCGGTCAGGCCGGGTTGTCGGGGCGGCCGGATATGGTCGGGCGACCCGCCAAGACCGAGGAATGA